In Clostridia bacterium, the following are encoded in one genomic region:
- the purH gene encoding bifunctional phosphoribosylaminoimidazolecarboxamide formyltransferase/IMP cyclohydrolase: MAKHMALISVHDKTGVEDFARGLVELGYGILSTGGTARAIRDAGVEVTDVSAVTGFPEVMDGRVKTLHPLIHAGILARPTAEHMAELAKIGGSPIDIVVSNLYPFQRTVESGAREEDIIENIDVGGPSMVRAAAKNFERVTVVVDPAHYGEILAELRESGSVSLAVRRSLAAEAFRHTAAYDCAISNYFAGAVHGDPAGPQAREMLTPEWTTGGVLVQSLRYGENPHQAAAFYRTSGCVPRGIAASKQLSGKELSFNNLADMDAAISTVREFDEPAVVIVKHGNPCGAGTGRGRDSHGLAEAFSVALECDPVSAFGGIVAANRSVDRAAAEAMKKLFLEVIAAPGFDDDALAVLRLKPNLRLIDMSAGAWQAAPSWDVRPVLGGFLVQQPDSTRDDGAGFSVVTKRAPDEREGIQLAYAWKLAAHVRSNAIVLWNGDGAVGVGAGQMNRVGAAKIAIEAAGERARGSVLASDGFFPFADTVELAADAGITAIIQPGGSVKDRDSIESANAHGLAMVFTGVRHFAH; this comes from the coding sequence ATGGCGAAGCACATGGCCTTGATAAGTGTACACGACAAGACCGGAGTGGAGGATTTCGCCCGGGGCCTCGTAGAGCTTGGGTATGGGATTCTGTCGACAGGCGGGACGGCCAGAGCGATCCGCGATGCAGGCGTTGAAGTCACTGACGTGTCGGCAGTGACTGGTTTCCCTGAGGTAATGGACGGACGCGTAAAGACGCTCCACCCGCTGATCCACGCGGGCATACTGGCGCGTCCCACTGCTGAGCACATGGCGGAACTTGCGAAGATCGGAGGTTCGCCCATCGACATCGTGGTCTCGAACCTGTACCCGTTCCAGCGCACCGTTGAGAGCGGCGCCCGGGAAGAGGACATCATAGAGAACATCGATGTTGGGGGGCCCTCAATGGTCAGGGCGGCGGCCAAGAACTTCGAGCGAGTCACGGTCGTGGTCGACCCTGCGCATTACGGCGAGATCCTCGCCGAGCTCAGAGAGAGCGGATCTGTCTCGCTCGCTGTCCGCAGGTCTCTGGCTGCAGAGGCGTTCCGTCATACTGCTGCCTATGATTGCGCCATATCCAACTACTTCGCAGGCGCAGTGCATGGGGATCCTGCCGGGCCTCAGGCGCGTGAGATGCTCACACCCGAATGGACTACAGGCGGTGTGCTGGTGCAGAGCCTTAGGTACGGCGAGAACCCGCATCAGGCAGCGGCATTCTATAGAACCTCAGGGTGCGTGCCCCGGGGCATCGCCGCATCGAAGCAGCTTTCCGGAAAGGAACTCTCCTTCAATAACCTGGCTGATATGGATGCCGCCATTTCCACAGTGAGGGAATTCGATGAGCCTGCGGTTGTGATAGTGAAGCACGGGAACCCGTGCGGCGCCGGAACTGGACGGGGGCGGGATTCCCACGGCCTTGCTGAGGCTTTCTCAGTCGCCCTTGAGTGTGATCCAGTATCCGCATTCGGAGGAATCGTGGCAGCCAATCGGAGTGTGGACCGGGCTGCGGCTGAGGCCATGAAGAAGCTGTTCCTTGAGGTGATCGCGGCCCCAGGGTTCGACGATGATGCTCTGGCGGTCCTCCGGCTAAAGCCCAACCTGCGGCTTATCGACATGTCTGCAGGAGCATGGCAGGCCGCGCCGAGCTGGGATGTGAGGCCGGTGCTTGGTGGGTTCCTTGTTCAACAGCCGGATTCGACGCGTGACGACGGCGCCGGGTTCTCTGTCGTCACCAAGCGCGCTCCGGATGAGCGGGAGGGTATCCAACTCGCGTACGCGTGGAAACTGGCGGCCCATGTACGATCAAATGCGATTGTGCTCTGGAATGGCGATGGCGCCGTCGGAGTGGGCGCCGGGCAGATGAACAGGGTCGGCGCTGCCAAGATCGCCATAGAGGCGGCGGGTGAAAGGGCTCGCGGCTCGGTCCTTGCCTCCGACGGTTTCTTCCCGTTCGCCGACACTGTGGAACTCGCCGCAGATGCGGGGATTACGGCGATCATCCAGCCTGGAGGCTCGGTGAAGGATCGCGACAGCATTGAGTCTGCTAATGCCCACGGCCTAGCAATGGTGTTTACAGGAGTGAGGCATTTCGCACACTGA
- a CDS encoding YabP/YqfC family sporulation protein: MAAGSRFPRRSHGLAPRRVSDLLGAPKDVALGLPCLSLEGNLLLRIENHEGVVELNSQRVRVHTPAGQVSISGRALKVSMISQDVIIVEGWIGGIEFVGWGVS, from the coding sequence ATGGCGGCAGGCAGCCGGTTTCCCAGGCGTAGCCATGGCCTGGCGCCGCGAAGGGTATCCGATCTGCTTGGGGCGCCCAAAGATGTAGCTCTGGGATTGCCATGCCTCAGCCTTGAGGGTAATCTCCTCCTGAGAATCGAAAACCATGAAGGCGTCGTTGAGCTGAACTCCCAGCGGGTGAGAGTGCATACACCCGCTGGGCAGGTTTCCATATCCGGACGTGCACTCAAGGTGAGTATGATCTCACAGGATGTGATCATTGTGGAGGGGTGGATAGGCGGGATAGAGTTCGTGGGCTGGGGGGTGTCCTGA
- a CDS encoding PhoH family protein, which produces MSNPVVDAKFCTNGNAEAAALFGNRDENLRLVERLLGCKIIARANEVTVSGPEEAVGKAVRVLGDLQSAVRAGNRVSGRETRYSVMLAHEERSETLSGLLGDVVQVTARGKQIRPRTIGQKQYIDAIKKNDIVFGIGPAGTGKTYLAMAMAIAAFKNKQVSRIVLTRPAVEAGEKLGFLPGDLQEKVDPYLRPLYDALFDMLGLEVYERYREKGLIEIAPLAYMRGRTLDDAFIILDEAQNTTPEQMKMFLTRLGFSSKAVVTGDITQIDLPRRRFSGLEEVQTVLSGIEGIEFAYLTDQDVVRHELVQKVVRAYERFDSRRAKEPADKLEAR; this is translated from the coding sequence TTGAGCAATCCGGTTGTTGACGCTAAGTTCTGCACGAATGGAAATGCGGAGGCAGCTGCGCTTTTTGGGAACAGGGATGAGAACCTGAGGCTGGTTGAGCGCCTGTTGGGGTGCAAGATAATCGCCCGTGCCAATGAGGTGACTGTGTCGGGGCCAGAGGAGGCTGTGGGGAAGGCCGTCCGAGTCCTCGGCGATCTGCAGTCCGCCGTGCGCGCGGGCAATCGTGTTTCGGGGCGGGAGACTAGGTACTCTGTGATGCTTGCCCACGAAGAGCGGTCGGAGACCCTTTCGGGGTTGCTTGGAGATGTCGTTCAGGTCACCGCCAGGGGAAAGCAGATACGTCCGCGCACAATCGGGCAGAAGCAATACATCGATGCCATAAAGAAGAACGATATCGTATTCGGGATCGGCCCAGCCGGAACTGGCAAGACGTATCTCGCTATGGCCATGGCCATAGCGGCATTCAAGAATAAGCAGGTGAGCAGGATAGTCCTTACGCGTCCTGCAGTTGAGGCCGGAGAGAAGCTAGGGTTCCTCCCTGGCGACCTTCAGGAGAAGGTCGACCCCTACCTTCGTCCGCTGTACGATGCGCTCTTTGACATGCTCGGGCTCGAGGTGTACGAGCGTTACAGGGAGAAGGGCCTGATCGAGATCGCTCCACTTGCCTACATGCGCGGACGGACCCTTGACGATGCATTCATCATCCTTGATGAGGCGCAGAACACCACTCCGGAGCAGATGAAGATGTTTCTCACGAGGCTCGGGTTCTCTTCGAAGGCGGTGGTGACTGGGGACATCACCCAGATTGACCTGCCGAGGAGGCGGTTTTCTGGGCTGGAGGAGGTTCAGACAGTCCTATCGGGCATCGAGGGCATTGAGTTCGCGTATCTCACAGATCAGGATGTGGTGAGGCATGAACTGGTTCAGAAGGTCGTCCGGGCCTATGAGAGATTCGACTCCCGGAGGGCCAAGGAGCCAGCCGACAAGCTGGAAGCGAGGTAG
- the ybeY gene encoding rRNA maturation RNase YbeY produces the protein MSVEIVDRQDEVDLAPDLEGKVREAVQIALQTVLGRDDFEVDVSFVDDAEIARLNADYRGIDAPTDVLSFPLEDPDELIADDATDIELAELPDHPNMIPAGDEEEEIECSMPDELLGDVVISLPRAREQAEEYGHSLAREVCYLTVHGVLHLAGHDHETQQGAADMRALEESILGRIGLSR, from the coding sequence ATGTCAGTGGAGATAGTTGACCGACAGGACGAGGTCGATCTGGCTCCCGACCTCGAGGGCAAAGTAAGGGAGGCAGTTCAGATAGCACTTCAAACCGTTCTAGGAAGAGATGATTTCGAGGTTGATGTGAGTTTCGTGGATGACGCTGAGATAGCCAGGCTTAATGCCGACTACCGCGGCATCGACGCGCCCACCGATGTTCTATCTTTCCCTCTCGAGGACCCAGACGAACTGATTGCTGACGATGCCACAGATATCGAGCTGGCGGAACTGCCCGATCATCCCAACATGATACCTGCTGGGGATGAAGAAGAAGAGATCGAGTGTTCAATGCCTGATGAGCTTCTCGGTGATGTGGTAATATCGCTCCCTCGCGCTCGGGAACAGGCAGAGGAGTACGGCCACTCTCTTGCGAGAGAGGTCTGCTATCTCACTGTCCACGGTGTGCTTCACCTGGCGGGGCATGACCACGAGACTCAGCAGGGTGCAGCGGATATGAGAGCGCTTGAGGAATCGATCCTTGGAAGGATTGGACTCTCGCGATAG
- a CDS encoding DUF881 domain-containing protein: MAAKPRPTKPARRQRQWLTGIIIVLLFVNIMVLARAAELITFPGEVSKTALLREGAMSLADYYESQATKLGLDRNAAVRDALAKFKFEVSKANDAEAIAYIIGYYGRATGDVIEREQENRRREAVLAIINGDQKTMAVTGQAMITVSADQDGRISVEDSAHVLSLSTIDAIQKSSALSGLASPIDIEISVGKANVITPRTMQDRIRLLRDEADSLRLAHEEVRRAAGYSPLSGRGVSVSMYDAEGGFSKDEVVQEKDIRDVVNELFAAGAQGIEVGGQRLIATSSIRSAGPQILVNQRPIPVNPAVVRAVGDPEVLESSLDLIKNSLKRWGINVRVERYDSISLSPYRAQ; the protein is encoded by the coding sequence ATGGCAGCCAAGCCCAGGCCAACGAAACCTGCCAGGCGGCAGCGGCAGTGGCTCACTGGCATTATCATAGTGCTTCTTTTTGTCAACATCATGGTTCTGGCGCGCGCAGCGGAGCTGATCACCTTTCCGGGCGAGGTATCGAAGACCGCTCTTCTGCGCGAGGGCGCAATGTCGTTGGCGGATTACTACGAATCACAAGCAACTAAGCTGGGGCTTGATCGCAACGCCGCCGTGAGAGATGCCCTTGCGAAGTTCAAGTTCGAGGTATCGAAGGCGAATGATGCTGAAGCCATCGCCTACATTATTGGCTACTATGGCAGGGCTACCGGCGATGTGATAGAACGTGAGCAGGAGAACAGAAGGCGCGAGGCAGTGCTTGCCATCATCAACGGCGACCAGAAGACCATGGCCGTCACGGGGCAGGCAATGATCACTGTCTCTGCGGATCAGGACGGACGAATCAGCGTGGAGGATTCGGCGCACGTTCTATCCCTCTCAACCATCGACGCGATCCAGAAAAGCTCGGCGCTTTCTGGGCTGGCGAGCCCCATCGATATCGAGATCTCCGTGGGCAAAGCGAACGTGATCACCCCCAGAACGATGCAGGACAGAATCAGGCTTCTCCGGGATGAAGCTGATTCGTTGAGGCTTGCTCACGAAGAGGTAAGGCGCGCTGCGGGATACTCGCCGTTATCAGGACGCGGAGTATCTGTGTCGATGTACGATGCGGAGGGCGGCTTCTCCAAAGATGAAGTAGTTCAGGAGAAGGACATCCGCGATGTAGTAAACGAGCTGTTCGCCGCGGGCGCGCAGGGTATCGAAGTGGGGGGCCAGAGGCTCATCGCCACATCGTCCATACGCTCAGCAGGCCCACAGATCCTTGTGAATCAGCGGCCGATTCCCGTGAACCCTGCCGTGGTGCGGGCGGTCGGTGACCCTGAGGTCCTTGAGAGCAGTCTCGATCTGATCAAGAACTCCCTCAAGCGATGGGGGATCAATGTGAGAGTGGAGCGGTATGACAGCATTAGCCTATCGCCGTACCGCGCCCAGTGA
- a CDS encoding HDIG domain-containing protein: protein MAQPTQGQSQGGSGRPGATACPRAASRGASGSKSRVSAAIGAVFGSRLTIAFVAVAVAAVMVSWVLLPRAVELAPGQLAKRDIDAPRTVVNRVATDKLREDARKAYLRNAPSFSGNYEVNLSYSYMAEEAVDSVFAAVVSANANDPKASAQAVARAAQRLLTEAKGLSVSVDDLAILADLDRAQLDSVKSAAVSLAGDTMREIRITDSNLQAVSSGIPDDLARLGVLAVAIRPASRVVVAALRPNLSLNLAGVEKAADEQAKMVQAVYIHKGQSIIRRGDPATEEQIAILADLGLLGKRGNLLGWIGVVALCATAVAYTSAYIRRFTPRVPSAQGVLALSAVAGLVSLLSSAVLVSVVPDLAPYLAPAAFAAMVISSLVSLEMALVVNLSVAVLVGALMRGDMFAVLVAAAAGACGAYAIPRLRDRTSMTGAALYVGGAIAAVSFIYGSAFGEPAISSRWYLGFVNGIISTVMTLGFLPFFEAIFGAVSPLRLLELSNPGHPLLRRLLLEAPGTYHHSILVGNLAEAAAQAIGADALLVRVGALYHDCGKLKRPYFFAENQLAQANPHDKISPSLSTLIITSHAKDGADLAREFRLPEAVVDIAQQHHGTGLVSFFYYRATESDRDLCVDEKDFRYPGPKPQSREAAIVMLADSTEAAVRALPNPSQWRINNTVKKIVKDKLNDGQLDECELTLKDLNAMETAFMGVLSGVYHERVEYPDLVQKDSPKERQPEVKAVCADSQASQAEMVTEQAHSASGSEGGATPHVSGDS from the coding sequence GTGGCACAGCCAACACAGGGCCAGTCACAGGGTGGAAGCGGGCGGCCGGGCGCCACAGCATGCCCACGAGCGGCTTCGCGAGGAGCGTCTGGCTCGAAATCCCGTGTTTCGGCGGCAATTGGCGCGGTTTTCGGAAGCCGCCTCACGATAGCCTTCGTGGCAGTAGCCGTCGCGGCGGTGATGGTGTCGTGGGTCCTTCTGCCTAGGGCGGTGGAGCTTGCTCCTGGGCAGCTTGCCAAGAGGGACATAGATGCTCCACGCACCGTTGTGAACAGAGTCGCCACGGACAAGCTCAGGGAGGACGCGCGCAAGGCATATCTGAGGAATGCCCCAAGCTTCTCAGGGAACTACGAGGTCAATCTGTCGTACTCGTACATGGCCGAAGAGGCGGTGGATTCGGTATTCGCCGCTGTTGTATCCGCAAACGCCAATGATCCCAAGGCTTCAGCTCAGGCTGTTGCACGTGCTGCCCAGCGTCTGCTCACGGAGGCCAAGGGGCTTTCGGTGTCTGTGGATGACTTGGCGATCCTGGCAGACCTGGATCGGGCCCAGCTGGACTCGGTCAAGTCTGCGGCAGTCTCGTTGGCTGGAGACACGATGAGGGAAATCCGAATCACCGATTCCAATCTGCAGGCGGTTTCGAGCGGGATTCCTGATGATCTTGCGCGCCTTGGAGTCCTAGCAGTGGCGATCCGACCAGCATCGCGCGTGGTGGTGGCGGCCTTGAGGCCCAATCTATCGCTGAATCTTGCAGGGGTGGAGAAGGCAGCGGACGAACAGGCCAAGATGGTGCAGGCCGTGTACATTCACAAGGGGCAGAGCATCATCAGGCGGGGCGATCCAGCTACTGAAGAGCAGATCGCGATCCTTGCCGATCTGGGCCTTCTGGGTAAGCGCGGGAATCTACTCGGATGGATTGGCGTGGTCGCGCTGTGTGCGACGGCAGTGGCCTACACCTCCGCGTACATCAGGAGGTTCACCCCTAGAGTCCCGTCCGCTCAGGGAGTGCTGGCGCTTTCGGCAGTCGCTGGGCTGGTGTCGCTTCTGTCTAGCGCTGTGCTTGTAAGCGTTGTGCCGGATTTAGCGCCTTACCTGGCGCCAGCTGCCTTTGCGGCCATGGTGATCTCGTCTCTCGTATCCCTTGAAATGGCTCTGGTGGTCAACCTGTCAGTGGCGGTGCTGGTAGGAGCCTTGATGCGCGGCGACATGTTTGCAGTCCTTGTCGCAGCTGCGGCGGGGGCGTGCGGCGCCTATGCGATCCCTAGGCTACGCGACAGGACAAGCATGACCGGCGCAGCGCTGTACGTTGGCGGAGCCATTGCGGCTGTGTCGTTCATATACGGATCCGCCTTCGGCGAGCCAGCGATCTCTTCGAGATGGTATCTCGGATTCGTGAATGGTATAATATCGACCGTGATGACCCTTGGTTTTCTGCCATTCTTCGAGGCCATATTCGGGGCGGTATCTCCCCTGCGCCTCCTCGAGCTATCAAATCCAGGCCATCCTTTGCTCAGAAGGCTGTTGCTTGAGGCGCCCGGGACCTACCATCATTCTATACTTGTGGGAAACCTGGCAGAGGCAGCGGCGCAAGCCATCGGAGCTGATGCTCTGCTAGTGAGGGTTGGCGCCCTGTACCACGATTGCGGCAAACTGAAGCGTCCATACTTCTTCGCGGAGAACCAACTTGCTCAGGCGAACCCGCACGACAAGATCAGTCCGTCGCTTTCGACTCTGATCATAACGTCGCATGCGAAGGACGGCGCCGATCTGGCCCGCGAATTCCGGCTTCCCGAGGCAGTGGTGGATATTGCTCAGCAACACCATGGGACGGGGCTCGTATCATTCTTCTACTACAGGGCCACTGAGAGTGATCGGGACTTGTGCGTGGACGAAAAGGACTTTCGGTACCCTGGGCCTAAACCACAGAGCAGAGAGGCGGCAATAGTCATGCTGGCCGACTCGACTGAGGCTGCTGTTCGGGCGTTGCCGAATCCTTCACAGTGGCGGATCAACAACACTGTGAAAAAGATAGTCAAGGACAAGCTCAACGATGGACAGCTCGACGAATGCGAACTCACACTCAAAGACTTGAATGCGATGGAGACGGCCTTTATGGGTGTTCTTTCTGGTGTGTACCACGAGCGGGTCGAATACCCTGACCTTGTGCAGAAGGACTCCCCAAAGGAGCGCCAGCCGGAAGTCAAGGCAGTCTGCGCCGATTCTCAGGCGAGTCAGGCGGAGATGGTGACGGAGCAGGCGCACTCAGCGTCTGGATCCGAGGGAGGAGCAACGCCGCATGTCAGTGGAGATAGTTGA
- a CDS encoding diacylglycerol kinase family protein, producing MKARNVRESFGFAGLGIAHAYRTERNLRIHVVAVVLVGAMCMVLRVDSREVCLLALAATIVLSAEMINTAVELCVDLVTQEFHPLAAAAKNVAAGAVLVSVVGAVAVGLGVFGPRLFAIIKGLAR from the coding sequence TTGAAAGCGCGTAATGTTCGGGAGAGTTTCGGATTTGCTGGCCTTGGGATCGCCCACGCCTATCGCACAGAGCGCAACTTGCGCATCCACGTCGTCGCGGTCGTCCTGGTGGGGGCCATGTGCATGGTTCTTCGTGTGGATTCCCGCGAGGTGTGCCTTCTGGCGCTGGCGGCCACCATTGTGCTCTCAGCGGAGATGATCAACACTGCGGTGGAGCTGTGCGTGGATCTCGTCACTCAGGAATTTCATCCGCTGGCCGCGGCGGCCAAGAACGTGGCCGCAGGAGCGGTCCTTGTCTCAGTTGTCGGCGCTGTGGCTGTCGGCCTGGGGGTCTTCGGCCCACGGTTGTTTGCGATCATCAAAGGCCTTGCGAGGTGA
- the purD gene encoding phosphoribosylamine--glycine ligase, whose amino-acid sequence MSASSSPCDVLVVGAGGREHAIAWKLAASSRVRRVFAAPGNPGIGRVAQCVPIAATDIGGIVRFVRESGCRYTVVGPELPLSLGLADALREQGFAVFGPDAGAARIESSKSYGKSLMDRAGIPTAAYEVFDEPSRAREAAMWAARESGNGVVVKLDGLAAGKGVVVADTPEEAGRAVDALASGARGESSARIIVEERLVGEEASVMCVSDGSAVCMLAPARDHKRSLDGDEGPNTGGMGAVAPVDMPDLPWIREAILQPAIAQLAADGHPFVGVLFAGLMLTANGPRVLEFNCRMGDPETQAVLPLLESDITDLIEAACHGGLNPDLPSFRCSHSVCVVMASPGYPGDHPVGIPIQIPARLERGDGDSVVFHAGTAMLDGQLVSSGGRVLGVTALGDDLSCARAKAYTAVEAIKFDGAHYRRDIGMRHRAAEAGIQSK is encoded by the coding sequence ATGTCCGCATCATCCTCTCCCTGCGATGTACTGGTAGTAGGTGCAGGCGGCAGAGAGCATGCGATTGCGTGGAAACTCGCGGCGAGCAGCAGAGTAAGGCGGGTGTTCGCTGCTCCAGGCAACCCCGGAATCGGTCGAGTGGCCCAGTGCGTTCCCATAGCAGCCACTGATATCGGCGGAATCGTCCGGTTTGTGCGGGAATCGGGGTGCAGATACACTGTGGTAGGCCCGGAGTTGCCTCTGTCATTGGGGCTCGCCGATGCATTGCGAGAGCAGGGTTTCGCGGTTTTTGGCCCTGATGCGGGAGCGGCGCGCATCGAATCATCGAAGAGCTATGGAAAGTCGCTCATGGATAGAGCAGGGATACCCACGGCCGCCTACGAGGTGTTCGACGAGCCGTCCAGAGCACGTGAGGCGGCCATGTGGGCGGCGCGCGAGTCGGGGAACGGTGTAGTAGTGAAACTGGATGGGCTTGCGGCCGGCAAGGGAGTAGTAGTTGCCGATACGCCTGAGGAAGCAGGGCGCGCGGTGGATGCACTGGCTTCAGGCGCGCGGGGGGAATCCTCTGCGAGGATCATCGTGGAGGAGCGCCTCGTGGGAGAGGAAGCGAGCGTGATGTGCGTGAGTGACGGTTCCGCCGTGTGCATGCTCGCTCCCGCCCGTGATCACAAGCGTTCCCTAGATGGCGATGAGGGGCCGAACACAGGCGGCATGGGCGCCGTGGCGCCTGTTGACATGCCTGATCTGCCGTGGATCCGTGAGGCGATCCTACAACCTGCCATAGCCCAGCTTGCGGCGGACGGTCATCCATTCGTAGGTGTATTGTTTGCGGGCCTGATGCTTACGGCTAACGGCCCCAGGGTGCTCGAGTTCAACTGCAGAATGGGGGATCCTGAGACACAGGCCGTACTGCCTCTGCTGGAATCGGACATCACGGACCTCATCGAGGCCGCCTGCCACGGCGGCTTGAACCCAGACCTACCATCTTTCCGCTGTTCTCATTCGGTATGCGTGGTGATGGCATCTCCTGGTTACCCAGGCGATCATCCTGTGGGCATACCCATCCAGATCCCGGCACGCCTTGAGAGAGGCGATGGCGATTCTGTGGTCTTTCATGCAGGCACTGCCATGTTGGATGGACAGCTTGTGTCTTCAGGCGGCAGGGTTCTCGGGGTGACCGCGCTAGGCGACGACCTATCTTGCGCAAGGGCCAAAGCCTACACTGCAGTAGAGGCCATCAAGTTCGATGGCGCCCACTACAGAAGGGACATTGGGATGCGGCATCGCGCGGCAGAGGCGGGAATACAGTCGAAGTAG
- a CDS encoding sporulation protein YqfD gives MAVSGLWEWMRGYVIIKVTGRMLERFVNAAASQHIDLSDLVRVGEGAMMARVSLRGYLQLRPLLSAFGCRASVEMRGGAPFIVSAAWRRKAMVVGIVLFAVALYGLSSVVWTIDMTGVSPERRARIVEVLERLGVRRWVRRSSIDIDFVRDELARSVDGLAWAGVELQGTTLVVRGADMIMPQRPVGHIDLVASSDAVIERLIVLAGEARVREGETVVSGQVLVAGRAAAVPGEQPVHARAIIRGRVWREFRARTPLEIEERIRTGKSSARYLFTIGALRFAVGRRGAYDAYDTEELVRRVRIGRGGPFDVEITREVRHELSLGIGSVTRAEAFALAREEAASAAQRAIPSGAERVSVLEESVDELGDDLSPSAVSVCLIVETIEDIALMRDNVSDERGE, from the coding sequence GTGGCAGTTTCCGGCCTGTGGGAGTGGATGAGAGGATATGTTATAATCAAGGTCACAGGCAGGATGCTTGAGAGATTTGTTAACGCTGCTGCTAGCCAGCATATTGATCTGAGTGATCTGGTTCGCGTGGGCGAAGGGGCAATGATGGCTCGAGTGAGCCTGCGGGGGTATTTGCAGCTTCGCCCCCTGCTCTCTGCGTTCGGGTGTCGAGCCAGCGTGGAGATGCGCGGCGGAGCGCCGTTCATCGTTTCCGCGGCGTGGCGCCGTAAGGCGATGGTGGTCGGCATTGTCCTTTTCGCGGTCGCCCTGTACGGCCTGTCATCCGTGGTGTGGACTATCGACATGACCGGCGTGTCCCCGGAACGGAGAGCGAGGATCGTAGAGGTCCTTGAACGGCTAGGTGTGCGCCGATGGGTCAGGCGATCATCCATTGACATTGACTTTGTCCGCGATGAGCTCGCCCGCTCAGTGGACGGACTCGCGTGGGCCGGGGTGGAGTTGCAGGGAACTACGCTTGTGGTTCGCGGGGCCGACATGATAATGCCACAGCGGCCAGTAGGTCACATCGATCTCGTCGCATCATCAGATGCGGTGATCGAAAGGCTTATCGTACTCGCTGGCGAGGCGCGCGTTCGCGAGGGAGAAACCGTCGTAAGTGGTCAAGTTCTGGTGGCAGGGCGCGCAGCTGCCGTTCCTGGTGAGCAGCCAGTCCACGCCAGGGCAATCATCCGCGGCCGGGTATGGCGAGAGTTCCGGGCCAGGACGCCCCTTGAGATAGAGGAACGCATTCGGACAGGGAAATCCTCTGCTCGGTACCTATTCACAATCGGCGCCCTCCGGTTCGCAGTGGGCCGGCGAGGAGCCTACGATGCGTACGACACTGAGGAACTGGTGCGGCGGGTGCGCATCGGAAGGGGCGGGCCCTTTGACGTCGAAATCACCAGGGAGGTACGGCATGAGCTGTCGCTCGGGATCGGTTCCGTCACGCGCGCTGAGGCCTTCGCCCTTGCCAGGGAAGAGGCGGCCAGCGCTGCGCAACGGGCAATTCCGTCAGGCGCGGAGAGAGTGTCAGTGCTGGAGGAATCTGTCGATGAACTGGGCGATGATCTATCCCCATCTGCCGTGTCTGTGTGCTTGATAGTTGAGACCATTGAGGATATCGCACTAATGCGTGATAACGTCTCAGATGAACGGGGGGAGTAA